In a single window of the Streptacidiphilus sp. P02-A3a genome:
- a CDS encoding MarR family winged helix-turn-helix transcriptional regulator: protein MDSTADSTADARALPALLLALSGELVAGIQAGVEARGFADIRPAHGFAFARLAPDGATVGELAEHLGVTKQAASQLVEELVRKGYVERHPHPDDARARLVVLTERGWACTRAADAAAADTIAPWIDTLGAARFHPLVADLARLSPRGPVRPTW from the coding sequence ATGGACTCCACCGCCGACTCCACCGCCGACGCCCGCGCCCTGCCGGCCCTGCTGCTCGCCCTGTCCGGTGAACTCGTCGCCGGGATCCAGGCCGGGGTCGAGGCCCGGGGCTTCGCCGACATCCGCCCGGCCCACGGCTTCGCCTTCGCCCGGCTGGCGCCGGACGGCGCGACCGTCGGCGAGCTGGCCGAGCACCTGGGGGTCACCAAGCAGGCGGCCAGCCAGCTGGTCGAGGAACTGGTCCGCAAGGGCTACGTGGAGCGCCACCCGCACCCCGACGACGCCCGCGCCCGCCTGGTCGTGCTCACCGAGCGCGGCTGGGCCTGCACCCGCGCCGCCGACGCGGCGGCCGCCGACACCATCGCCCCCTGGATCGACACCCTGGGCGCCGCCCGCTTCCACCCCCTGGTCGCCGACCTGGCCCGGCTGTCCCCCCGAGGCCCGGTCCGCCCCACCTGGTGA
- a CDS encoding cupin domain-containing protein yields the protein MPFIRSADAVTHEIHGVRFVSYAAPATGSSELCAWRGEVPAGTAGVPHTVSREEVLYLLSGALRFTVDGEAADLAAGDAVVVPSGAELRLDNVSGEPAAIWTATAVGLTATMADGSVIAPPWAN from the coding sequence ATGCCGTTCATCCGCAGCGCCGACGCCGTGACCCACGAGATCCACGGCGTCCGCTTCGTCTCGTACGCCGCACCCGCCACCGGCAGCAGCGAACTGTGCGCCTGGCGCGGCGAGGTCCCCGCCGGTACCGCCGGGGTGCCGCACACGGTGAGCCGCGAGGAGGTGCTCTACCTGCTCTCCGGCGCGCTCCGGTTCACCGTGGACGGCGAGGCCGCGGACCTGGCCGCCGGGGACGCCGTGGTCGTCCCGTCCGGCGCCGAACTGCGGCTGGACAATGTCAGCGGCGAGCCCGCCGCGATCTGGACCGCCACCGCCGTCGGCCTGACCGCGACCATGGCCGACGGCAGCGTGATCGCCCCGCCGTGGGCCAACTGA
- a CDS encoding N-acetylglucosamine kinase — translation MGVTGTQAVPVAVDRTGGAAPARERVAGVLAVDGGNSKTDVALLSVDGEVLGAARGGGFVPYLVGTEAAVAGLVPLVAAAAAEAGIDLAAGSGPLVSHVSACLAGADLPVEERLLQAAITGHGWGRTVAVTNDTFALLRAGTAAPRGVAVVCGAGINCVGLLPDGRTARFPALGALTGDWGGGGGLSTEVMFVASRAEDGRGPHTALASATAEHFGLPSADAVALAVHFGSLARERLHELVPVLFATAAAGDPVALTLIERQADEIVRMAVVALRRLDLLDTPADVVLGGGVLAARQPLLLDRVAALLAAQAPLAVPRVVDTPPVVGAALLGLDHLAATGHGSVPGAQERLRASYPRGRRPRTA, via the coding sequence ATGGGCGTGACCGGAACACAGGCCGTGCCGGTGGCCGTCGACCGGACCGGCGGCGCCGCGCCCGCCCGGGAGCGGGTGGCCGGGGTGCTCGCCGTCGACGGCGGCAACAGCAAGACGGACGTGGCACTGCTGTCCGTCGACGGCGAGGTCCTCGGCGCCGCGCGCGGCGGCGGGTTCGTCCCGTACCTGGTCGGCACGGAGGCGGCGGTGGCGGGCCTGGTCCCGCTGGTCGCCGCCGCCGCGGCCGAGGCCGGGATCGATCTCGCGGCCGGGTCCGGGCCGCTGGTCAGCCACGTGTCGGCCTGCCTGGCGGGTGCGGACCTGCCGGTGGAGGAGCGGCTGCTGCAAGCGGCGATCACCGGTCACGGCTGGGGCCGGACGGTGGCGGTCACCAACGACACCTTCGCCCTGCTGCGCGCGGGCACCGCGGCGCCGCGCGGCGTCGCGGTGGTCTGCGGCGCCGGGATCAACTGCGTCGGTCTGCTGCCGGACGGACGCACCGCACGCTTCCCGGCCCTCGGTGCGCTCACCGGGGACTGGGGTGGCGGCGGCGGACTGTCCACCGAGGTCATGTTCGTCGCCAGCCGGGCGGAGGACGGGCGCGGTCCGCACACCGCGCTCGCCTCCGCCACGGCCGAGCACTTCGGGCTGCCCTCGGCGGACGCGGTCGCCCTGGCCGTCCACTTCGGGTCGCTCGCCCGGGAGCGCCTGCACGAGCTGGTGCCGGTGCTGTTCGCGACCGCCGCGGCCGGCGACCCGGTCGCCCTGACGCTGATCGAGCGCCAGGCCGACGAGATCGTCCGGATGGCGGTGGTCGCGCTGCGCCGGCTCGACCTGCTGGACACCCCGGCGGACGTGGTGCTCGGCGGCGGTGTCCTGGCCGCCCGGCAGCCGCTGCTGCTGGACCGGGTCGCCGCGCTGCTCGCGGCCCAGGCCCCGCTGGCGGTGCCGCGGGTGGTCGACACCCCGCCGGTGGTCGGCGCGGCACTGCTGGGACTGGACCATCTGGCGGCGACCGGGCACGGCAGTGTGCCCGGCGCACAGGAACGCCTGCGCGCTTCGTACCCGCGCGGGCGGCGGCCGCGGACTGCTTGA
- a CDS encoding 6-phospho-beta-glucosidase produces MKLVVVGGGSTYTPELIDGFARLRDTLPISELVLVDPADDRLALVGGLARRIFAKQGHPGTITTTTDLEAAVDGADAVLLQLRVGGQAARNQDETWPLECGCVGQETTGAGGLAKALRTVPVVLDIAERVRRANPDAWIVDFTNPVGIVTRALQTAGHKAVGLCNVAIGFQRKFAGLLGVVPERIRLDHVGLNHLTWERGVHLLDAPGSATGRDVLPELLENFGPSIAEDLVLPLSLVRELGTVPSYYLRYFYQHDRVVEELRSKGSRASAVAAIEKQLLEMYGDPNLDEKPELLSKRGGAYYSEAAVNLVASLLGTGSAAGDVQVVNVRNDGTLPFLPDDAVIEVPARIGADGATPLPVPTVEPLYAGLIAHVTGYEQLALDAALLGGRSRVFQALLAHPLVGQIDLAEQLTDRLIDHNREHLAWA; encoded by the coding sequence CTGAAGCTCGTCGTGGTCGGCGGCGGCTCCACCTACACGCCCGAGCTGATCGACGGGTTCGCCCGCCTCCGTGACACCCTGCCGATCAGCGAACTCGTCCTGGTCGACCCCGCCGACGACCGGCTGGCCCTGGTCGGCGGCCTGGCCCGGCGGATCTTCGCCAAGCAGGGCCACCCGGGCACCATCACCACCACCACCGACCTGGAGGCGGCCGTCGACGGCGCCGACGCGGTGCTGCTGCAACTGCGCGTCGGCGGGCAGGCGGCCCGCAACCAGGACGAGACCTGGCCGCTGGAGTGCGGCTGCGTCGGCCAGGAGACCACCGGCGCGGGCGGTCTGGCCAAGGCGCTGCGCACGGTACCGGTGGTGCTGGACATCGCCGAGCGGGTGCGCCGGGCCAACCCGGACGCCTGGATCGTGGACTTCACCAACCCGGTCGGCATCGTCACCCGGGCCCTGCAGACCGCCGGGCACAAGGCCGTCGGCCTGTGCAACGTGGCGATCGGCTTCCAGCGGAAGTTCGCCGGGCTGCTCGGGGTCGTCCCGGAGCGGATCCGGCTGGACCACGTCGGCCTGAACCACCTGACCTGGGAGCGCGGCGTCCACCTGCTGGACGCCCCCGGCTCGGCCACCGGCCGGGACGTGCTGCCGGAGCTGCTGGAGAACTTCGGCCCGTCCATCGCCGAAGACCTGGTGCTGCCGCTGTCGCTGGTCCGCGAGCTGGGCACGGTCCCCTCGTACTACCTGCGCTACTTCTACCAGCACGACCGGGTGGTGGAGGAGCTGCGCTCCAAGGGCTCGCGGGCGTCCGCGGTGGCGGCCATCGAGAAGCAGCTGCTGGAGATGTACGGCGACCCGAACCTGGACGAGAAGCCCGAGCTGCTCTCCAAGCGCGGCGGCGCCTACTACTCGGAGGCGGCGGTGAACCTGGTGGCCTCGCTGCTCGGCACCGGGTCGGCCGCCGGGGACGTCCAGGTGGTCAACGTCCGCAACGACGGCACGCTGCCGTTCCTGCCGGACGACGCGGTGATCGAGGTCCCGGCGAGGATCGGCGCCGACGGCGCGACGCCGCTGCCGGTCCCCACCGTGGAGCCGCTGTACGCCGGGCTGATCGCGCACGTCACCGGCTACGAGCAACTGGCCCTGGACGCGGCCCTGCTGGGCGGCCGGAGCCGGGTGTTCCAGGCGCTGCTGGCGCACCCGCTGGTCGGCCAGATCGACCTCGCGGAGCAGCTGACGGACCGTCTGATCGACCACAACCGCGAGCACCTGGCATGGGCGTGA
- a CDS encoding ROK family transcriptional regulator, whose amino-acid sequence MSSGPGGTAQPGTPSLLRAINDRAALELLLDRGPLSRSQLGALTGLSKPTASQLLSRLENAGLVVPVGTTAGRPGPGAQLYEINPEAAFVAGLDVNASRIRVAVADITGTVVAEHRVATPGRQATGAVDRVRDAVDATVASAGLARNLLRQVVIGTPGALDPGTGKLRYAPHLPGWHSRRLLEELTDSLGVPVAVENDVNLAAIAEQRLGAAKGVQDFVLLWVEDGVGAAVVLSGRLHRGHTGGAGEVGYMPLPGAPLVRNVRMENAGGFQQLLGAPAVLALAREHGISVRTAPEAVTAAVAAAGNGDATLLTLLARRLATGLAAIVAVVDPELVLLSGDIPLAGGEELRALVQDELTGLAVPRPRLALSTVQGSPVVAGALQTALATARESVFTTY is encoded by the coding sequence ATGAGCAGCGGCCCCGGCGGTACGGCGCAGCCAGGCACTCCCAGCCTGCTGCGTGCGATAAACGACCGGGCCGCCCTGGAGCTGCTGCTGGACCGGGGCCCGCTCTCGCGCAGCCAGCTCGGCGCGCTCACCGGCCTGTCCAAGCCGACCGCCTCGCAGCTGCTGTCCCGGCTGGAGAACGCCGGTCTGGTGGTCCCGGTCGGCACCACCGCCGGACGTCCGGGCCCGGGCGCGCAACTGTACGAGATCAACCCGGAGGCCGCCTTCGTCGCCGGTCTCGACGTCAACGCCTCGCGGATCCGGGTCGCCGTCGCGGACATCACCGGGACCGTCGTCGCCGAGCACCGGGTGGCCACCCCCGGCCGCCAGGCGACCGGCGCGGTGGACCGGGTGCGCGACGCGGTGGACGCCACCGTGGCCTCCGCCGGGCTGGCCCGGAACCTGCTGCGGCAGGTGGTCATCGGCACGCCCGGCGCGCTGGACCCGGGCACCGGCAAGCTCCGCTACGCGCCGCACCTGCCCGGTTGGCACTCCCGCCGACTGCTGGAGGAGCTGACCGACAGCCTGGGCGTGCCGGTCGCCGTCGAGAACGACGTCAACCTGGCGGCCATCGCCGAGCAGCGGCTGGGCGCGGCCAAGGGCGTCCAGGACTTCGTCCTGCTCTGGGTCGAGGACGGCGTGGGCGCGGCCGTGGTGCTGTCCGGACGGCTGCACCGGGGCCACACCGGCGGCGCCGGCGAGGTCGGCTACATGCCGCTGCCCGGCGCGCCGCTGGTGCGCAACGTCCGGATGGAGAACGCCGGCGGGTTCCAGCAGTTGTTGGGCGCGCCCGCGGTGCTGGCGCTCGCCCGGGAGCACGGGATCAGCGTCAGGACCGCGCCGGAGGCAGTGACCGCCGCCGTGGCGGCGGCCGGGAACGGCGACGCGACGCTGCTGACCCTGCTGGCGCGGCGGCTGGCCACCGGCCTGGCCGCGATCGTCGCGGTGGTCGACCCGGAACTGGTGCTGCTCAGCGGGGACATCCCGCTGGCCGGTGGCGAGGAGCTGCGGGCGCTGGTGCAGGACGAGTTGACGGGTCTGGCGGTGCCCAGGCCGCGGCTCGCGCTGAGCACGGTGCAAGGGTCGCCGGTGGTCGCCGGGGCCCTGCAGACCGCGCTGGCGACGGCCCGGGAGAGCGTCTTCACGACGTACTAG
- a CDS encoding mechanosensitive ion channel family protein, with amino-acid sequence MATQNPNPSPSLTNATQTAGQAVSYLDAHWQGWVTGGIQIVFITVVAVVIRATVRQLINRMVNRMAHGGRRDHPGPLISNLLENSERRKQRSAAMGSVLRSVASFTIMSIASLTALSVIGINLAPLLASAGVAGVAIGFGARNLVTDFLSGVFMILEDQYGVGDQIDTGVAVGTVLEVGLRVTKLRGPGGEIWYIRNGEVKRIANLSQGWATASVEVPVGYHEDLQLVERLILDAAESMSKEEPWSEQLWEPVQVLGVDTLSAESVVVQVSAKTMPGKSLSVARELRLRVKLALDAAGIQVGAVALPSPRAGSADAADINAPSVLADPLSAQSRATAAIPVPQDPELAKK; translated from the coding sequence ATGGCAACGCAGAACCCCAACCCGAGTCCGAGCCTGACGAACGCGACCCAGACCGCAGGTCAGGCCGTCAGCTACCTCGATGCCCACTGGCAGGGCTGGGTCACCGGCGGGATCCAGATCGTCTTCATCACCGTGGTCGCGGTGGTGATCCGGGCCACCGTGCGGCAGCTGATCAACCGGATGGTCAACCGGATGGCCCACGGCGGGCGGCGGGACCACCCGGGTCCGCTGATCAGCAACCTGCTGGAGAACTCCGAGCGGCGCAAGCAGCGCTCGGCGGCCATGGGCTCGGTGCTGCGCAGCGTGGCCTCGTTCACGATCATGAGCATCGCCTCGCTGACCGCGCTGTCGGTCATCGGCATCAACCTGGCGCCGCTGCTGGCCAGCGCCGGGGTGGCCGGGGTGGCCATCGGCTTCGGCGCGCGCAACCTGGTCACCGACTTCCTCTCCGGCGTGTTCATGATCCTGGAGGACCAGTACGGCGTCGGCGACCAGATCGACACCGGCGTGGCCGTCGGCACCGTGCTGGAGGTGGGTCTGCGGGTGACCAAGTTGCGCGGTCCCGGCGGGGAGATCTGGTACATCCGCAACGGCGAGGTGAAGCGGATCGCCAACCTGAGCCAGGGCTGGGCGACCGCCTCGGTCGAGGTGCCGGTGGGCTACCACGAGGATCTGCAACTGGTGGAGCGGCTGATCCTGGACGCGGCGGAGTCCATGTCCAAGGAGGAGCCCTGGAGCGAGCAGCTGTGGGAGCCGGTGCAGGTGCTGGGCGTGGACACGCTGTCGGCGGAGTCGGTGGTGGTGCAGGTCTCCGCGAAGACGATGCCTGGGAAGTCCCTGTCAGTCGCCCGGGAGTTGCGGCTGCGGGTGAAGCTGGCGCTGGACGCGGCCGGGATCCAGGTGGGGGCGGTGGCGCTGCCCTCGCCGCGTGCCGGGTCGGCGGACGCCGCCGACATCAACGCGCCCTCGGTGCTTGCCGATCCGCTGTCGGCGCAGTCGCGGGCGACGGCCGCGATACCGGTGCCGCAGGACCCCGAGCTGGCGAAGAAGTAG
- a CDS encoding HNH endonuclease produces the protein MPHVLVLNASYEPLGVVSMRRALVLVLDKKAVSLEDSGVLMHSATSAVSAPSVVRLTRFVRVPFRGPVPLTRRALFARDGGRCVYCGGVATSVDHVVPRSRGGQHRWDNVVAACRRCNHVKADRHLADLGWRMKRPPAPPSGLAWRIIGTGHRDPRWRPYLEPYGSREEMSHVAPEVPPPVWEAPAELSA, from the coding sequence GTGCCGCATGTCCTGGTCCTCAACGCGTCGTACGAGCCACTCGGCGTCGTCTCGATGCGCCGCGCCCTCGTTCTGGTCCTCGACAAGAAGGCAGTCAGCCTTGAGGACTCCGGGGTACTCATGCATAGCGCCACCAGCGCCGTCTCGGCGCCGTCCGTCGTCCGACTGACCCGCTTCGTGCGGGTTCCCTTTCGTGGTCCCGTTCCGCTGACCCGGCGCGCGCTGTTCGCACGCGACGGGGGCCGGTGCGTGTACTGCGGTGGCGTCGCAACCAGCGTCGACCACGTGGTGCCGCGCAGCAGGGGCGGCCAGCACCGATGGGACAACGTGGTGGCGGCCTGCCGCCGCTGCAACCATGTCAAGGCCGACCGCCATCTGGCCGACCTCGGCTGGCGGATGAAGCGACCGCCCGCCCCGCCGTCCGGCCTCGCCTGGCGGATCATCGGGACCGGGCACCGCGACCCCCGCTGGCGTCCCTACCTGGAGCCCTACGGCTCCCGCGAGGAGATGTCCCACGTCGCCCCGGAGGTCCCGCCTCCGGTGTGGGAGGCTCCGGCCGAGCTCAGCGCGTGA
- a CDS encoding beta-N-acetylglucosaminidase domain-containing protein, producing MEHRSSLPASVGSGLRRQVEHSAALQSLLYSTPALTARRTAARTARRLAPQTADRLISEFKGTEPLLARVRSAASRSRRRGAALRASAALTVAAVVGGVVVGTTPASAATRPAAGVPAGGRSASGLEAAASAVATGGVTMAQIYPRAQSQSGYGQSFTVPSTVTLVLAADADAGAVASVRSLLLDAGVRRLVAGDGSATPAPGTLTVYVGGIAEHAGGGSDRALRGLAAAGGSAPALSPAGLPAGGYVLASGLLAVPGGRAAAIVLAGVDADGTYNAAQSLRELVASTPDGVAAVPGVRVSDWPSTPVRGAEEGFYGTPWTTQQTLSELDFLGRDKQDFFLYAPGQDPYRGTQWREPYPAAQQAALRSMAQRAALDHVTFGYGLSLGQTVCYTSKQDQDALIAKLDQLWGLGVRAFQLQFTDVSYTHWNCQGDLDTYGQGPASAARAQSDLVAVVLKRFLAEHPGAAPLTVLPSEYYQSGATPYRTALAKDLDPAVQVAWTGVGVQPAIITAADVDSAQQAFGHPLVTQDNYPVNDSEPDRLYLGPYTGRDPQVAAGSAALLVNAMEQPLASRIPLATAADFGWNPAAYVPQSSWQQAVAGLASATGEGVPAASRAAAERTAAALAALAGNSASSPLGQPESAYLRPLLAAFWAHQGGDGSAAALRAAFSTMAQAPAALDGLDGGALGAEDGAWLARLALYGQAGQTAVDMLTAQRAGRGAAAWAAQQRLRQLVQQLGTSTVTVGAGVLDPFLQRALVSWNSWAGLGGESVTATTTMGTALDDDPSLMVDGDPDSYYWSADPPQVGDSVGVDLGSVQPVGEVRVTMGGTEGSDAAGDYLQDAVLEYSTGDGSWHTVGSYHGQQTVDATLPAGTRARYLRLRATATQETAVAVREFTVTAPQPTGGTTTATAAGPPARPGYPVSNVVDGSLQTAYRAADAPTAGEALTVTLGRSQPLDQVVVLTDASVRAAGWVEVHEAGRGWVRIGALTAGYTQLAADPRVAADQIRLVWAGGDAAPVVYQVVPWYADTPAAALQLPQQSVDLEAGGTAVLPAEVRALGTGSLTGTLRARLPAAAKGLAVRGAGPVTLARGAQVAAALDFSAGADTVPGDYDVPVSFVADGRTVSQVVRVRVRPRTAGPDLALTATPSASGDLSADFMSANVNDDDPATRWASPAIDNSWVELQLQQPATLGKVVLHWDAAYAAQYLVETSTDGVNWTTAASVLDGQGGTETVYLDAPDVGYVRMQGVEPATANGYSLTGIELYADAVPAGAGPSSGPGGAGGPSPAASGTAAAPSPTPVSVPQPPGSTIPATPPSAPASPTATPSTSVTPPARNSEQ from the coding sequence GTGGAACACCGGTCCTCCCTTCCCGCCAGTGTGGGTAGTGGGCTGCGGCGGCAGGTGGAGCACAGTGCCGCGCTGCAGAGCCTGCTGTACTCCACGCCCGCGCTGACGGCGCGTCGGACCGCCGCCCGGACCGCGCGGCGGCTCGCGCCGCAGACGGCGGACCGGCTGATCTCCGAGTTCAAGGGCACCGAGCCGCTGCTGGCCCGGGTGCGGTCGGCCGCCTCGCGGAGTCGGCGCCGGGGCGCGGCGCTGCGGGCCAGCGCGGCGCTGACGGTCGCGGCCGTGGTGGGCGGGGTGGTGGTCGGGACCACACCCGCGTCCGCCGCCACCCGTCCGGCGGCCGGGGTCCCGGCCGGGGGACGCTCGGCGTCCGGGTTGGAGGCCGCCGCCTCGGCCGTCGCCACCGGTGGCGTGACCATGGCTCAGATCTATCCCCGGGCGCAGTCGCAGAGCGGCTACGGCCAGTCGTTCACGGTGCCGTCCACGGTGACCCTGGTGCTCGCCGCCGACGCCGACGCCGGGGCGGTGGCCTCGGTCAGGTCGCTGCTGCTGGACGCCGGGGTGCGGCGGCTGGTGGCGGGCGACGGCAGTGCCACGCCCGCGCCCGGCACGCTCACCGTCTACGTCGGCGGGATCGCCGAGCACGCGGGCGGCGGCAGCGACCGGGCGCTGCGCGGCCTGGCCGCCGCCGGGGGCAGCGCGCCCGCGCTCAGCCCGGCCGGGCTGCCCGCGGGCGGCTACGTGCTGGCGTCCGGGCTGCTGGCGGTGCCCGGCGGCCGGGCGGCGGCGATCGTGCTGGCCGGGGTCGACGCCGACGGCACCTACAACGCCGCGCAGTCGCTGCGGGAGCTGGTGGCCTCGACCCCGGACGGAGTGGCGGCGGTCCCCGGCGTCCGGGTCAGCGACTGGCCGTCGACGCCGGTGCGCGGCGCCGAGGAGGGGTTCTACGGGACCCCGTGGACCACCCAGCAGACCCTGTCCGAGCTGGACTTCCTCGGCCGCGACAAGCAGGACTTCTTCCTCTACGCGCCCGGCCAGGACCCGTACCGCGGCACCCAGTGGCGTGAGCCCTACCCGGCCGCGCAGCAGGCGGCGCTGCGGTCGATGGCGCAGCGGGCCGCGCTGGACCACGTCACCTTCGGCTACGGGCTCTCGCTCGGCCAGACCGTCTGCTACACCTCGAAGCAGGACCAGGACGCGCTGATCGCCAAGCTGGACCAGCTGTGGGGACTCGGGGTGCGGGCCTTCCAGTTGCAGTTCACCGACGTCAGCTACACCCACTGGAACTGCCAGGGGGACCTGGACACCTACGGCCAGGGCCCGGCCTCGGCCGCCCGGGCGCAGTCCGACCTGGTGGCGGTGGTGCTGAAGCGCTTCCTGGCGGAGCATCCGGGCGCGGCCCCGCTGACGGTGCTGCCCAGCGAGTACTACCAGAGCGGGGCCACGCCCTACCGGACCGCGCTGGCGAAGGACCTCGACCCGGCGGTGCAGGTCGCCTGGACCGGGGTGGGCGTGCAGCCGGCCATCATCACCGCCGCCGACGTCGACAGCGCCCAGCAGGCGTTCGGGCATCCGCTGGTGACCCAGGACAACTACCCGGTCAACGACTCCGAGCCGGACCGGCTCTACCTCGGCCCCTACACCGGACGGGATCCGCAGGTCGCCGCCGGATCGGCGGCGCTGCTGGTCAACGCCATGGAGCAGCCGCTGGCCTCGCGGATCCCGCTGGCCACGGCGGCGGACTTCGGCTGGAACCCGGCCGCCTACGTCCCGCAGAGCTCCTGGCAGCAGGCGGTCGCCGGGCTGGCCTCGGCCACCGGCGAGGGCGTCCCGGCGGCGTCCCGGGCGGCGGCGGAGCGGACCGCGGCGGCGCTGGCCGCGCTGGCCGGGAACAGCGCCTCCTCGCCGCTGGGGCAGCCGGAGTCCGCGTACCTGCGGCCGCTGCTGGCGGCGTTCTGGGCGCACCAGGGCGGTGACGGCTCGGCCGCCGCGCTGCGGGCCGCGTTCAGCACCATGGCGCAGGCCCCGGCCGCGCTGGACGGCCTCGACGGCGGCGCGCTGGGCGCCGAGGACGGCGCCTGGCTGGCGCGGCTGGCGCTGTACGGGCAGGCCGGGCAGACCGCGGTGGACATGCTGACCGCCCAGCGCGCCGGGCGGGGCGCCGCCGCCTGGGCGGCGCAGCAGCGGCTGCGGCAGCTGGTGCAGCAGCTCGGCACGTCCACGGTGACCGTGGGCGCGGGGGTGCTCGACCCCTTCCTGCAGCGGGCGCTGGTGTCCTGGAACAGCTGGGCGGGGCTGGGCGGCGAGTCCGTCACGGCGACCACCACCATGGGCACCGCGCTGGACGACGACCCCTCGCTGATGGTCGACGGCGACCCGGACAGCTACTACTGGAGCGCCGACCCGCCGCAGGTCGGCGACTCGGTCGGGGTGGACCTCGGCAGCGTCCAGCCGGTCGGCGAGGTCCGGGTGACCATGGGCGGGACCGAGGGCAGCGACGCCGCCGGGGACTACCTGCAGGACGCGGTACTGGAGTACTCCACCGGCGACGGGAGCTGGCACACCGTCGGCAGCTACCACGGCCAGCAGACCGTGGACGCGACCCTGCCGGCCGGTACCCGGGCCCGCTACCTGCGGCTGCGGGCGACCGCCACCCAGGAGACCGCGGTGGCCGTGCGGGAGTTCACCGTCACCGCGCCGCAGCCGACGGGCGGGACGACGACGGCGACCGCCGCCGGTCCCCCGGCGCGGCCCGGCTACCCGGTGTCGAACGTGGTCGACGGCTCGCTGCAGACCGCCTACCGCGCGGCCGACGCGCCCACGGCGGGCGAGGCGCTGACGGTGACCCTGGGCCGGTCCCAGCCGCTGGACCAGGTGGTGGTGCTCACCGACGCGTCGGTGCGCGCGGCCGGCTGGGTGGAGGTGCACGAGGCGGGCCGGGGCTGGGTCCGGATCGGCGCGCTGACGGCGGGTTACACCCAGCTGGCGGCCGACCCCCGGGTCGCGGCCGACCAGATCCGGCTGGTCTGGGCGGGCGGGGACGCCGCCCCGGTGGTCTACCAGGTGGTGCCCTGGTACGCGGACACCCCGGCGGCGGCGCTACAGCTGCCGCAGCAGAGCGTGGACCTGGAGGCGGGCGGGACGGCGGTGCTCCCGGCCGAGGTGCGGGCGCTGGGGACGGGCAGCCTGACCGGTACGCTGCGGGCGCGGCTCCCGGCCGCGGCCAAGGGCCTGGCGGTGCGCGGGGCCGGACCGGTGACGCTGGCGCGCGGCGCGCAGGTGGCGGCGGCGCTGGACTTCAGCGCCGGGGCGGACACCGTGCCGGGCGACTACGACGTGCCGGTGAGCTTCGTCGCGGACGGGCGGACGGTCAGCCAGGTGGTGCGGGTGCGGGTGCGTCCGCGCACCGCCGGTCCCGACCTGGCGCTGACCGCCACCCCCTCCGCCTCCGGCGACCTGAGCGCCGACTTCATGTCCGCGAACGTCAACGACGACGACCCGGCGACCCGCTGGGCCTCGCCCGCGATCGACAACTCCTGGGTGGAGCTCCAGCTCCAGCAGCCCGCGACGCTGGGCAAGGTGGTGCTGCACTGGGACGCGGCGTACGCGGCGCAGTACCTGGTCGAGACCTCGACCGACGGGGTGAACTGGACCACGGCCGCCTCGGTGCTGGACGGGCAGGGCGGCACCGAGACGGTGTACCTGGACGCGCCGGACGTCGGCTACGTGCGGATGCAGGGCGTGGAACCGGCCACCGCGAACGGGTACTCGCTGACCGGGATCGAGCTGTACGCGGACGCGGTCCCGGCGGGCGCGGGCCCCTCGTCCGGGCCGGGCGGCGCGGGCGGGCCGAGCCCGGCCGCCTCCGGTACGGCGGCGGCCCCGTCGCCGACGCCGGTGAGCGTGCCGCAGCCGCCCGGCAGCACCATTCCGGCCACCCCGCCCTCGGCTCCGGCCTCCCCGACGGCCACCCCCAGCACCTCGGTCACCCCGCCCGCCCGCAACTCGGAGCAGTGA